A segment of the Neoarius graeffei isolate fNeoGra1 chromosome 5, fNeoGra1.pri, whole genome shotgun sequence genome:
CTGAAACTTAAAAACATGTATTTCCTGAGAGCACATTTCACTGCAGTAAACACTGCATTACTGCCAATTAGCCTCTATGACACCAATGGCTTATAAGAGAAATACAAGATGTGGACACCATGTGATGAGCCTTTTCAACATCATGGGTTTCAGTGCTTCATAATATCTTCTTAAAAAGATCACTTGTTCAGGGGAGACTACTACAATAAGTGTTCTTGGTAAGAGAACGAGGCTTACTCAAGTAGCTTCTCAAATTTATAAGTATATTTTTCATACTGGTATAACATACACCACTAATGGCATTAATGATTTTCATTCATTTTTGGTACAGCCATTGTTACATCTACAGTAGGGAATACGCGCACAAACTTACCCCACATCATCAGTAAGAGGTACCGGTTGGCACCGTACGGTATGTCCTTGCTGTTTGTGTAAATTTTTGTCGGCAACGTTTGCACCCGCTGTACTCTTGCACTATGTTGTTATATGGAGATTTGCAGTCCTGTGATGTCTAATGTCGCACCatataccaactgtatatggttgaaatgacaattaaaaaaaaaaaagccttgaccgaaaggaataaatatgaacCTGCCACATGTGGTTTGATCAGTAttcttaaaattaaaaaaaaataaaataaaaaaacaaggagtgctccgggagcagaatatcccccgctggcaactgtgccataactctggtaaaatgtgactgaattgaacgaaattgcaatatgcgttttTTACAACataaaacaaagaatcctgtcaagtttcaggaaattcctccaaaaattgtgagaggagttgatttcagaaggtgagcacccttcccgggagggAAGGACGGACTAACCGACCGaccgacatcgccacgacataatcccccttcaggcctttcagccagcgggggataaaaatgctGTTGTTTTAGCTCATGATGTGCATTaggggacagtcggggctctgagttGATTTCAGATGACTAATGACCTCACAGTGACtaatgtatttgtcatctttatcataTGACAATACACCTGAAACGTAGCTCCCTTCAGTTGCTTGCTGGCTGACCgcactttcactttttttttttttaatgctttatATAAGTTGACCTtaatattgtcatttttattttaataaggGGAGGCCCTCGAAAATCCATCAGGTTTCAGGCctcccctgcatgtctttgtatttGTTAAGCAAATTTTTCAACATTTCATTGCCAATTCTTAAAAAGAATTGGTCTCAGGGTTCCCgctggcactcgtcacgctcatcatggacgaacataatccatctgtgacgaagagaaaattactagcagtcgtcacagtgactaatgtatttgtcatctttatcataGGACAATACACCTGAAACGTAGCTCCCTTCAGTTGCTTGCTGGCTGACCgcactttcacttttttttttaatgctttatATAAAGTTGACCTtaatattgtcatttttattttaataaaggGGAGGCCCTCGAAAATCCATCAGGTTTCAGGCctcccctgcatgtctttgtatttGTTAAGCAAATTTTGTTCTTGTATGTGCAATAAACAAATCAAGTCATCTTTTTTAGAAATCCCTTTCTGGAAAAGCCAGTGTGGTGGtataattatctctgcgtgaaccaaacatCGACGCAGTCCAGGCTGTGGAAGTTTTTTGGGCGAGCTTCTTCAAGCGCTGAAGAtggtttaaccttcatcctaccaagtggggtccatctggaccccgcacctatacgtttgtttgccattttaaaaatatgtgacatactgcctcaccgttttatgaatttgttggaatttatgtcttaattaaaacactaaagcaccggaagatcagctttttgcattgtgaaggtataattaatttgttactggggtccaaccggaccccagagtaaagtttatctgtctttcattttataattgaatagcacactgaaagttaacttcttttatttcttttatgttccataatgaaactaccaaggcattccttcttggggtccgtgtggaccccactgctgcaataagcacaggctgcaaaacaaaagccctaaattattttacaattacttttttgttttaaattctgtaagaaaagacctaagttgtaatccagaatgttttacagctgcatgagctgcaaaaatcatgtatataatgccaatttttttttgtggcgctataatttgctacatgtatgctagttattgcaatattattgcaatgttattgcatttataatacatcattgatattcagccatagtggattttgttcttcaataaagttatgtctgtttgctgcattgaattggttcttactgcattgatttcaaggtattccctcctggggtccatacggaccccgcctggtagtttgtgtatgtaaaattggctggtaggatgaaggttaagtgtgttctttatgccttgggccctttagtgtattgctgttattaatacaagatgttctgaacaaaacttatctggtgattttgtctttataagctttaattttaaagaaaagtattggggtccaaatggaccccacatggtaagattaaggtgtaaaatagcatggtaggatgagggttaagggCTGGAACAGCCATGGGGAGgcgcactcagagccccgactgtcccctAGCACATTAGGCCATGTctgtaatacaggggtcagttttaaaaagagccaaagtgaaagtgctgtcagccagcAAACAACTGAAGGGAGATACATTTCGGGGGGCGTGGCGTGTTGAGTCCCCATGGTGAACGTATGATGTAAAACGTGGGGTCATTCAGTGTCCGGTTCGTAAATTGACGGGAAAAtcagattccttcactgttggttggtctAAGACTCTTCTCgattctgttcaattgtaaatcaagttttgcgTTCAAGTTAAAAGTAAGGGAAGTCccaatacctcttttgaataattccatgctaaaataacctttagtaagctcaaactaaaaagAGTTTGAGCCTGATGGTGCACAGGGTGCCCAAAAGCAAGTCTCTTATTAAAAGCTGGAGTGGGATTTTATACgtaatggagaggcctagctgtacctgtacaaatatttgaattgtgccagtttggttggtataaacctgtattaagtccactttgatataatcggtaactaagaaaaaaaaagactaagtgaagaggaaaaaaaaaagtgaatacttcttcagcttgatttttcaaggaaaaaaagtgaagaatattttTCGGAACCCTGCTGTCATGAAGatctgactttaaaaaaaaaaaaaaggaaaaaactgcttttttttttttaaacatctcaaCTTAAAAGATATTAAACTAAGAGCAAAGATTGATGTTCTTTGACTCGCTGTGCAAAAGCCTGGCCCTTGTAGTGAAGTTTTTCCATCTACTTCAGCAAACGGAGTGAAAACACAAATATCCACTGACCTTCCCAGATGTTTCCTGATTAGAGGGGAACTTTTTGAAAACCACAAACCAAACCGTCATCCAAATGTATTATTCATACAATCAAAGTGTTagataaaccaaaaaaaaaggcacaaaacTGAAGGTGGTCTGatgaggctgtgcactgaaatggtgtagttagggctgcacgattatggaaaaaatgataatcacgattatcttgatcaaaattgtaatcacgattattcttgatgttagggaaatcacttaaattttatttcactatattcaaacaaacaatatgaacagctttcagtgcagaatgaaatttaaaagagaaattctgatttccaaatgacaaataaatgaaatttatccaagaaattaccaaaggatgaaggaactgaaaactcagttgcaacaattacatagcattatactgaggtctacaagtttttagctagaaagaccagcctatcaacatgctctggctttaaacatgagcgaaggcaggtcacaacattgcctccagtgctaaatacgctCATCTGTTACcgactctcacgctatcaccccttgaagaagataccgccagtgttgccagacactgctgacgttttccagcccaaaatatgttcaaatccgccaaaatgcacttaaaaccgcccaatctggcaacactggataccgctgcactgaagctctgcgcacttggcttgcttgcttatttaggcggaataatgaaaccttacatgcgttggttcgccccctaatggtttggcggagtactggtcaaaaagtgcttgatcagatatgcagcagagctcgcattttaaatggaaataaatcgcgattttcatttaatttaatcgtggcagccaaaatcgcgattttcgattaaattcgattaattgtgcagccctaggtgTAGTGCAGCTCTCCTTCAGAATGCTATCCATGTTCACTGTCCATCAAAAACTGGAATTTCCTCTGTTCTTTGTGCCAGATCATTGCCTAAATAGATGAAATCTCACTCCACTTACCATAATGAAATGGGCTGTCATCATCTGGAAGgagaaatacattaaaaaaaaaaaaaagacatgagaCTTGGCTGTTCACCATGGCGTTTAACATACATAGTGCATTAGTTCCCTGCAACAGCTTCCCTACTCTGGTGTAAAACTGACTGAACTGTAAGAAACAGAACCCAAAGTGGTTCTTACACTTCTGGTAAAATCAGGCTTGGCTCGCTTTCTCTCTTGACACCTACCAAACTGGCAGTTTCTTCCACACTCCAGACTATTTGCGGTCCTGGAATGTGCTGCAGTAATAACAGCTCACGAGCAGAGGAGCTTCACAAACGTTTTCTTTCCCCTGCTGTGGTTCAAGCATTTTGTTTTACATTAAACAGGAGCGAGCTTTGGCCTGGAACCTTTCTCAGTCATGTCTCGTGATAGAAATACATGAAATGAGAAACCATTCTTACCGTGCCCATCATCCATCGTTGAGGCTGGAGAGACAAAGCAGAGAGGAAGTCATTACAGAAAACACTAAAAGAAAGGCAACGCATTGTAACGTTCCAGCACTAATGAAAATGCTAAGTGAATTAGTATTAAATAGTTACATAAGATAGAAAAAGTTCTGATAactgtgtaaaaataaataagtaaatcaaAATAATAAAAAGGAAGCCAAAAAGCCGCCTGTATTTAAGCTTACATAACACCGTAGCATTCCCATGCACAAAACACGTGcacactcgctcgctcactcacagagACAgtcgacctctctctctctctggtataCACAGATGAAATACTATTAATCGATTTATTACTGCACGTTTATTACTCCCATGGCTACACATAACTACAAAAGGAAGTCTTATGTCTTCCAGTTCTTTTGACATGAATGGTTGGGCAGAATAAACCAAAGATTTCCTCAtggggaccaaaaaaaaaaaagtccccacAACATCAAATGcatcttttttttccttcatcacCATGGGAACATTTGAATAATAAAACAGATgtcacagacacatacacacttCCACCATGGCAACATCTTACCAAAAGCAGGCTACAGAGTACAGACAGGAAAGATgaacgaaacacacacacacaagctaatgAATGGGGTGTTTGTGAAGAGAACCAAGAGTGGTTACCTTACTACCACCACAAACCCGAACAAACACTGGCTCAGATTCTTTGACATTTCAGACACCACAGTGCAAGTGCGCACTGCTCTGTGTTTATATATGGAATTACATTTGCATGTGCACAACAAAAGAAAGAGTCTGAGAAAGGTGTCAAGCTCAACTTATTCTCAGGAATCGCCCAGAACACCGGGGGTGTCACATTAAGGTCATGTATTACTGTGCACTGGCCAAATCAAtaataaccagggctttgaaccagaatttttttcctattggttcgttccgaacagaaacggaattttaacgtttccggttttgggttccaccattaaatagacgttcccgaaccggttagaacaaaaaaatttcgttcccggaacggttaattacgttccctgtcagctgtttaacaaatggctataaaattatgtctctgtctcatccagcttaagccaaatgtaggctaattctattacaaccttcattcaataagaaataattcaaaacaattattatttcaaatgttggcaatttggattctcagtatgtcttcccatctacacaaacagaaaaagtgccaaaaatgaaagataattcgtttagtgtgttaccaaaggctagtcaggccctatgcattgataggctaacagaggttaacgtcatttaatgttcgcgagcctctcattaacgtggacaaatatattgatattagggctgcacaattaatcaaatttaatcgaaaatcgcgattttggctgccacgattaaattaaaatcgcgatttatttccatttaaaatgcgagctctgctgtatatctgatcaagcactttttgaccaatactccgccaaaccattacggGGCGAactgacgcatgtaaggtttcattactccacctaaataagcaagcaagccaagtgcagtgttgccagattgggcggttttaagtgcattttggcgggttttgaacatattttgggctggaaaacgtcagcagcatctggcaacactggccaagtgcgcagagcttcagtgcagcggtatcttcttcaaggggtgacagcgtgagagtaggtaacagattgaggtgagagagaaaagctaactatgtcggaaccacagactatttagcactggaggcaatgttgtgacctgccttcgctcatgtttaaagccagagcatgttggtaggctggtctttctagctaaaaacttgtaggcctcagtataatgctatgtaattgttgcaattgagttttcagttccttcatcctttggtaatttcttggataaatttcatttatttgtcatttggaaatcagaatttctctttcaaatttcattctgcactgaaagctgttcatattgtttgtttgaatatagtgaaataaaatttaagtgatttccctaacatcaagaataatcgtgattaataatcgcgattacaattttgatcaagataatcgtgattatcattttttccataatcgtgcagccctaattgatatcgtgtttgaaattgacgtttttgaataacgatagactgcaatatttacctcttatttaagatgtggagacgtgatcgtagtccaccctcccgctctctccattcagtcagcgaacgtcacacaggaagtgaaccccagcgggtcatagaaacttgcgcaggagaagaatgactttttttatttgtaggctacggaaactttgaggaacgaaataaaaaccggtattaaccggttaccattatttttaataagcgtttctgttccggaacataaaaaataataaagtttctggtttcgttccatgtgaaatagaaaaagttcccggttttcgttttcgttccttgaactggttcaaagccctgataataACGTTAGTGTGAATTAAGTCCAAGGCATAGACTGTAAAAATAatggacaaagcctctgtgaTGTCACTCATAGGATTTCTGAAGAGCGGGTTTGAAACTCAAATAAGAAGGCAACAGGCATCGCCATCTTGGTAGCGCCTGACTCCGCCGAGTCcataaatggaaaaaggggcaggGACAGTGAAGCCTGGCTGCTGGAACACGCCTATTAAACTCGAAGCTAACAAGCTACCGGCTAAACTAAAAGAAGCTGCTCCATAAGATACACTGGGTGTGTAACCGTCCGATAACATTTGATCACAGAGGGTTGTCTTTTCAATCTTAATAATTGATAACATTAGTGATACCATTTCCTCTGACAGCTTAGATAACTAATGTTAGCCTGGTTAATAGCTAGCTTGCTAGCGATCTAGCTAGCTAGTAGTGGCTGAGGTTAATAGCAGCTACTGTTAGATGGTCAGTCTATGATTGTCACATAGCACAGTGTATTTGATATGAAACAACTGACCAAACAATTTAAGAGAGAGGTGTCTCTTGGTGAACTGTTACGTGACTTTTCATGCTGAATGGATATTATTTCTATGTCAATctccaaaatgtaattttttttagtcGCTCAAGCTGTCAAATTGTCAGTCTGAGCCTAGTTTACTGACCCCGATAAACTTCAGCCGCGACGACGTCAAAAATATTGCAAGGCAAATACAATCTAATAAAGCAAATTAAAGTAACTCACAGGTGCAGTAGTGTGTAAAGGCTGTTTGCATGGAAAAGCTCGGAGATGAAAATAGGCAAGGctccataaattatttacatGAATCCATCACCTGCGGTGAACTTGCCTTGAGTTCTGAGGCAACCCCAGCTAGCGGCCAACAAGAAATTCACCCCGTGTACAGGTGGCAACTAGCTATAGAGACCGAGACTGTTTTTTTGTACCAGGCTgtaaactattgccgcttttccactacaaacgcggctgagtcgggctgagtcgagctgagtggggctgttggagttgcatttcgactacaaccgcgctgaaccgtgctggctggaagtgggtggacacattgggtggagttagcgaaagtgggtggacgtcacatgatgtcgttaagcggcgcaaacagtgacatcagtgatcttttaagcggtagtctcacgacccggatagtaaacaataaacatggaggacatggagtcgttagtgttgctggtcttggtgctgtggcttgttgtcaccgacaacgccaacagatactggcaagagcgtatagatgaggcgaggcgcataaggcttcagaaattctcgtaattcttcttcttccgggtttacggtgtttacagatcccagcgtggtcgcggggcgtgtgtgggcatgtgaggacactcctcctcaccaatcagtgcacaggggagtgtctgctcacgcccccagcctcactcagctcggtttggctcgcttcagccctactccaaaaccgtgcgagttttgggtgctaagcagggctgaagcaagctgagtcgtgctgtttcgaggtagtcgaaacgcgagccgtgtcaggctgaagtgagctgaagcgagctgaagtgagctgaaaaagggtagtggaaaagggccataaggaatcaattttgtgccaaaatgttcatacaatacttttgaaaaaaaatcaaacaaaaacaacaaatcagaatacaaaaaaagaaaaaaagtcaattttttttagactggcaaacaaattattcgtgtaatcgtgcaaaatatcagtctattactcttcagaaaccttttatttttgttccgcgtctttctcagttttgtttgacgtaatttattttggttgcgattccagctttctcgtttgcgctccctgactttttgcttgcagttttggcacaaacttcacgtgtgggtgggctgtccaggaatgcattcccattggctaacttgcgtttgactgacagctacgctcagccattccctactcggattctggcggactgtttgacgagtgaccgatccattgacggtaaacaaggatcgagtggacttcagtggcgactatgatattgaatttacactttgttgaattaattcaatatcatagtcgccactgaagtccactcgatccttgtttaccgtcaatggatcggtcactcgtcaaacagtccgccagaatccgagtagggaatggctgagcgtagctgtcagtcaaacacaaaagttacccaatgggaatgcattcctggacagcccacccacacgtgaagtttgtgccaaaactgcaaacaaaaagtcagggagcgcaaacgagaaagctggaatcgcaaccaaaataaattacgtcaagcaaaactgagaaagacgcggaacaaaaataaaaggtttccgaAGAGTAATAgattgatattttgcacgattacacgaatttgtttgccagtctaaaaaaattgacttttttctttttttgtattttgatttgtcgtttttgtttgatatttcaaaagtattgtatgaacattttggcacaaaattgattccatagtaaaCATGTTTGTTTTCGCTGTAAAGTTAGACATTTTAACATGGAGCTCTATGGGAATTGACTCGCTTTTAGAACCAGCCTCAAGTGGCCATTCGAGGAACTGCAGATTGTAGTGCTTCCGCATTGGCTTCACTTTTCAGGAGCGGCGGCTGCTGCTTGGTCGAAGGCCGTTAAGTTATAGTCAAGGTTCAAGGTCTATCAATAGGAAACGTCAATAGACAACATAGTCTTAGATTAGGAAAAAGCTGTAAGAAAAATATAAGCTGTATTTAGAATATAAACACAGATATAATCCTAAATAACTACACTGTGGCAAGAGTTAAACCAGCAACATGGAAAAAGTCATTCTTCAACTGTGAAAAACTGAAGAGCAGTCTtgaatgatgaaaaaaaaaaaaaaaatttttccattCATtacttcatcttcagtaagcactttgtCCTGGTCTGGGTCTCGGTGGATACACAGACAATCCCAGTTTCACCACggatgtgatgggggggggggggggggagagatgactggagaacccagaggaaacccacgtggacatggatctttgtttaaaaaaaaaaagccacacactTTCATAAAGAATTCTAAGCTTTAGCACTCAGACAAAGTAGCACTTGAGGGTCTGTGCGATGACTAAATTCTACACTCTTTTGCAATGTTTAGACAGCCAGTTGTGAAAAGAATTTTCATTTGACTTGAGGGAAGCGTGACACTGCAATTTGTTTCCTTTTATGTGTATACAGTAACGAAAATCATGCAGCCATTTTGGTGTACTCTGAGGCAGAGCATGTTTCAATCAGGAAGATCCTACCAAACAAACCAAATGCCAAACAAAGCTTTGCCAAAAACAGGTGCAGAGACACATTCCTTGCGCACACATCTAAGCCTCAACTCACTTACCTGGCATCTCCCTGCCAAAAGCTGAgcctacgcacgcacgcacacacacacacacacagtcattgtCATAAAGGGACTTTTCTCGGGGCCATTAATGGTGTCATTTACCCCGGGCTTGCTCCATGTAACATATTTCTAACTGGTGGAGATGGACAGACACGTGTTGCTTTTTGCATCTTCTCTACATTCTCTCTCCAACTATTTGCTTAAAAACCGGTGACGCAGGGCAGAAAATAAGGTTGAAAACACCGCAAGCTAGTCACAACGGCTTAGAATAGTCAAGGATCCATCAATGGAGACACATGAAAATGAAATTCCTCAAAATATCACCTTTTcctcccctaaaaaaaaaaaaagtttacatttTGTACCAGTTTTAGCCTGTAAGAGTACAAAAAGCAGCAGAGACGACATTAAAAAGAACACTCACCCAAAACTGGAGCTAGGTGGGAGAAACAGAACAGCACTGCTAAAGAGAGCTCCATCTCGCCTGAAaaacaagagtgtgtgtgtgagaaacaaagtgtgtgtgtgtgtgtgtgagagagtgagtgagaccaCACCCACCCCCCACCTGCGCTCTTGATTATATAGTGCTACTCTGAACCACTTAAATGTACAATAAATTAGGAGAGGAAACTGCCCTGGAAGGGAAAAAATAATtttccagtttaaaaaaaaacaaccttggttaaataataaataaatctgaTTACGTCGTCTCAACTCTGTCCGTATCCCATCAACACTGAAAAAAATACGTATTGCCACGAGATTTAATCAAGCATGGCAACAATTTCCACACAAAATCttactaaagcctaggtcacaaccggacgtatgattttttggccgtgcgatttttggcatttccccaaatcgctacttttttttgttcatggagaaagacgcacgttggccgtaagtttgtcttgcaacctgaaaaaaacgtaagcgcccgtagagtttgtttgacatgacaaagaacctctgcggccggtctgtggctcgaaaatcagcacgtcacacgcgcgccctccgtgcgtttcttgcgttttttgcacgtagaccggctgcaggagcacgtacggccggttgtgaccgaggcttaaatgTGACCTAAGTAACAAATTTGTAAAattaatatttttcaaaaagtaaATCTAACTAATAAAAAAGCGCTACTGcacaaatacagtaccagtcaaaagtttgtacacccctactctactcattcataggttcttctgtattttgactattttctacattgcagaacatcAAAAACTATGAAAGAACATGGAACGTATACGGAATTGTGTGGTGAAACATTTCTTAAAACACTATGTTTTAGATtcctcaaagtagccagcgtttaccaagacgacgctttgcacactgttggcgtcattttaaccagcttcatgaggtagccacctggaatgcttttgagTTAACACacgtgcctcgtcaaaagctaaCTGGTGCAATTTCCTGCCCTCttggggcgtattcacacctacgttgtttggtccggaccaaacgactaaacgaaccaaatttcccttggtccggaccttttgggttggtctgaatacaaaccaccgaactctggtccggaccaaac
Coding sequences within it:
- the fxyd6l gene encoding FXYD domain containing ion transport regulator 6 like isoform X2; protein product: MELSLAVLFCFSHLAPVLGSAFGREMPASTMDDGHDDDSPFHYDYESVRIGGLVFAVVVFLLGIFIVISRKCRCRGSQAS
- the fxyd6l gene encoding FXYD domain containing ion transport regulator 6 like isoform X1 gives rise to the protein MGEMELSLAVLFCFSHLAPVLGSAFGREMPASTMDDGHDDDSPFHYDYESVRIGGLVFAVVVFLLGIFIVISRKCRCRGSQAS